In Cupriavidus basilensis, one genomic interval encodes:
- the yidC gene encoding membrane protein insertase YidC, giving the protein MDIKRTILWVIFSMALVLLYDNWQRANGHQSMFFPSATQQAPATAGGASAPQSDVPKANATAGAAAGAPASVPVAAAQPSGEKIVVSTDVMRAQIDTAGGILTRLELLNHKEHDGKPVVLFERDQTRTYMARSGLIGGDLPNHTTVFTASAGPRDLAGSDKVSVTLTAEKDGVKLDKTYTFHKGSYVVDTKFAVTNDSGKPISPTLYMELTRDGSKVEQSQFYSTFTGPAIYTDADKYHKITFDDIGKGKASVPAAGTSGWVAMVQHYFASAWIPQSGKEHSFYVEKIDNNLFRVGVQQPLGSIAPGATVTTDARLFAGPQEERMLEKITPGLELVKDYGWLTILAKPLFWLLEKIHGFLGNWGWSIIGLTVLIKLVFFPLSAASYKSMGKMKDLQPRMTAMRERHKGDPQKMNQEMMALYRTEKVNPLGGCLPIVIQIPVFIALYWVLLSSVEMRGAPWLGWIHDLSVPDPFYILPVLMAVSMFVQTKLNPTPPDPVQAKVMMIMPLVFSFMFFFFPAGLVMYWVTNNVLSIAQQWQINRMLGKNKAKTAAVAKG; this is encoded by the coding sequence ATGGATATCAAACGCACCATACTCTGGGTCATCTTCTCGATGGCCCTCGTGCTGCTCTACGACAACTGGCAGCGCGCCAACGGTCACCAGTCGATGTTCTTCCCGAGCGCGACGCAGCAGGCTCCGGCAACCGCAGGCGGCGCTTCGGCCCCGCAAAGCGATGTGCCCAAGGCCAACGCAACGGCCGGCGCCGCCGCAGGCGCTCCGGCGTCCGTGCCGGTAGCCGCGGCCCAGCCCAGCGGCGAGAAGATCGTGGTCAGCACCGACGTGATGCGTGCCCAGATCGATACCGCCGGCGGCATCCTGACGCGCCTGGAACTGCTGAACCACAAGGAGCATGACGGCAAGCCGGTCGTGCTGTTCGAGCGTGACCAGACCCGCACCTATATGGCCCGTTCCGGCCTGATCGGTGGCGACCTGCCCAACCACACCACGGTGTTTACCGCTTCGGCGGGCCCGCGCGACCTGGCTGGCTCGGACAAGGTGTCGGTGACGCTGACGGCGGAGAAGGACGGGGTCAAGCTGGACAAGACCTATACCTTCCACAAGGGCAGCTACGTTGTCGACACGAAATTTGCCGTGACCAACGACAGCGGCAAGCCGATCTCGCCGACGCTGTACATGGAACTGACGCGCGACGGCAGCAAGGTCGAGCAGTCGCAGTTCTATAGCACCTTCACCGGCCCGGCCATCTACACCGACGCCGACAAGTACCACAAGATCACCTTTGACGACATCGGCAAGGGCAAGGCTTCGGTCCCCGCGGCCGGTACCAGCGGCTGGGTGGCGATGGTGCAGCATTACTTTGCCTCGGCGTGGATTCCGCAATCGGGCAAGGAGCACAGCTTCTACGTCGAGAAGATCGACAACAACCTGTTCCGCGTGGGCGTGCAGCAACCGCTGGGCTCGATTGCCCCGGGTGCCACGGTGACCACCGATGCGCGCCTGTTCGCCGGCCCGCAGGAAGAGCGCATGCTCGAGAAGATCACCCCGGGCCTGGAACTGGTGAAGGACTACGGATGGCTGACCATCCTGGCCAAGCCGCTGTTCTGGCTGCTGGAAAAGATCCACGGCTTCCTGGGCAACTGGGGCTGGTCGATCATCGGCCTGACCGTGCTGATCAAGCTGGTGTTCTTCCCGCTGTCGGCGGCTAGCTACAAGTCCATGGGCAAGATGAAGGACCTGCAGCCCCGCATGACCGCGATGCGCGAGCGCCACAAGGGCGATCCGCAGAAGATGAACCAGGAGATGATGGCGCTGTACCGCACCGAGAAGGTCAACCCGCTGGGCGGCTGCCTGCCCATCGTGATCCAGATCCCGGTGTTCATTGCGCTGTACTGGGTGCTGCTGTCGTCGGTGGAAATGCGCGGCGCGCCTTGGCTGGGCTGGATCCATGACCTGTCGGTGCCGGATCCGTTCTACATCCTGCCGGTGCTGATGGCCGTGTCGATGTTCGTGCAGACCAAGCTGAACCCGACCCCGCCGGACCCCGTGCAGGCCAAGGTCATGATGATCATGCCGCTGGTGTTCTCGTTCATGTTCTTCTTCTTCCCGGCTGGCCTGGTCATGTACTGGGTCACCAACAACGTCTTGTCGATCGCGCAGCAATGGCAGATCAACCGGATGCTTGGCAAGAACAAGGCGAAGACCGCCGCAGTGGCCAAGGGC
- the yidD gene encoding membrane protein insertion efficiency factor YidD: protein MKRILLALLRIYKIALSPFFGSQCRFLPTCSDYAREAILCHGAGRGSWLAACRLCRCHPFTDGGYDPVPPASATKQDRARPATGHPVTIRLPRP, encoded by the coding sequence ATGAAGCGAATCCTGCTTGCCCTGCTGCGCATCTACAAGATCGCCCTGAGCCCGTTCTTTGGCTCGCAGTGCCGCTTCCTGCCCACCTGTTCCGATTACGCCCGCGAAGCGATCCTGTGCCATGGCGCAGGGCGCGGCAGCTGGCTGGCCGCTTGCCGGCTATGCCGTTGCCATCCGTTCACGGATGGCGGGTATGATCCGGTGCCACCGGCATCGGCAACCAAGCAAGACCGGGCTCGCCCCGCGACTGGCCACCCAGTCACGATCCGGCTACCCCGCCCCTGA
- the rnpA gene encoding ribonuclease P protein component, with the protein MTTFAYPKAARLTKTDEFSSVFALRPRRRSQHFVLYVGENGLPQARLGVVVGKKFAARAAERNLVKRMVRELFRQRQDKLAGRDVLLRLQAKFPRAEFASRTAIRRVCLAELTGLFEVAVKPLAPRPAAPSGVSPPKSAEAAPTEVPPSGAPA; encoded by the coding sequence GTGACTACCTTTGCCTACCCTAAAGCCGCGAGGCTCACAAAAACGGATGAGTTTTCATCCGTTTTTGCATTGCGTCCGCGCCGACGCAGCCAGCATTTCGTGCTGTATGTGGGCGAGAACGGCCTGCCGCAAGCCCGCCTGGGCGTGGTGGTGGGCAAGAAGTTCGCAGCGCGTGCCGCCGAGCGCAACCTGGTCAAGCGCATGGTGCGGGAACTGTTCCGCCAGCGGCAGGACAAACTCGCGGGCCGCGATGTGTTGCTGCGCCTGCAGGCCAAGTTTCCGCGCGCGGAGTTTGCCAGCCGCACGGCGATACGCCGGGTGTGCCTGGCCGAGCTGACCGGCTTGTTCGAGGTAGCGGTCAAGCCGCTTGCCCCGCGCCCTGCTGCCCCTTCCGGGGTGTCGCCGCCAAAGTCCGCCGAGGCTGCGCCCACGGAAGTCCCGCCCTCGGGCGCTCCTGCCTGA
- the rpmH gene encoding 50S ribosomal protein L34 — MKRTYQPSVTRRKRTHGFRVRMKTRGGRAVINARRAKGRKRLAV, encoded by the coding sequence ATGAAACGTACATACCAACCTTCCGTTACCCGCCGCAAGCGTACCCATGGTTTCCGCGTGCGCATGAAGACCCGCGGCGGCCGTGCCGTCATCAACGCGCGTCGCGCCAAGGGCCGCAAGCGCCTGGCAGTCTAA